The Gemmatimonas aurantiaca T-27 DNA segment TGCCAAGCAGCGAACACGGCCGGATCGTACGTCGGCCCAACCCAATCACGGTGCGTCTGCCCCGCTTTGGTACGCGGGCGCGCAAGTGCCGTCACGAGCTCCGCGTAACCGGCAACCCCACCACAGTCCTCCGGTGGCCCCGCGCGGGCGCCACCCAGTAGCAGCGGCCATCGGGGCTCAGCAGGGTCCGCTGGCGACTCCAAGGCCTGGACTTCGATGACATGGGCCCAGTCATCGCCGAAATCGTAGCGATACAGGAACCGATCGCCAGCCACGAGGGCGAGATCAGCCAGACGCATCGCCGTGGACTCTCCCTCCGCTCCCTCACCTGGAGCCTCGAAGCGCCGAGTGCCGATGGTGAACTCGTGCAGATGATAGTCCTGCCAACCGAAGACGAGTTGCAACGTGCGATGCAGTTGCGCCAGCGTGTACTCACCGGGCACGCGGAGCGCACGCCAGATCTCCGGGGTTATCGACTCCAGGTGTACGCGGAGCACGAAGTCCGTCGGCGCCGCCGAGGGGATGTGTCCGGCGACGCGTGCGCGCTTGGCCATGGGAAAATGATTGGGAGGACGCGGTCAGGTCCGCAGGCGCTGAGCGACCACATCGACTACATGGACGCCATCGCCCGGGCCAGATCGGTCTCCGCCGTGCTGGCGACCACGGCACCGGCCTGCGTCAACACATTGCTCGCCTGCGATGTGCTGGTCGCATCGACCAACGCCACCAGCATCGAGGAGTTGTTGGTGAGCCCTTCGCCCATCTGCTTCAACAGGCTGTCAGGAAAACCCAGGTCGAGAAAGTAGGCGGCCAGTGCGCCGCCGGCGGCAAGCGTGATGGTGCCAACGCCCGGCAGAATGAGCCCGGCAACCGCGCCAATGAGTGCGCTCTTGCCCACCCCCCAATCCTGCGATTCGGTGAACTTCACCTCGCCGCTGTCGTCGCGGGTGATGACGGCGACGTTCCCCAGCCCAATCGCCGCGGACTTGAGCAGCGCCACGCCGGACTCGGCGCCGCTGAGCGTGTTGAAGCTGGCGATGAGAATACGACGGGCCGTGGCATCGGACATGGTGACTCCAGAAAGGGATTTGGGGTTGGTGGCGCACTCGCACTGATCGGGCATTGGTACACACTGGCCATGATGCGGTTCAATCGAAGAATTCCTGACGCGTAAATATCCTTGCAATATTGACTTACGATCATAAGCTGTATATGCTAAAAAGATGAAAGAATCGGTGCGGCGATACCTGGCGGATATCGGGCGGCGCGGCGGACTACGCAGCCGGCGCACCCTTACTCCCGAGCAGGCGCAGGCCATGGTGGCCAGTCGCGAGGCAAAGCGCGCCGTGCGGGAGTTCGAGCAGTCCACCATTGGCACACCCACCTCGGATCTCCCCGGGGTTGAGATCGTACGCGCGGGGCTGCGTGATCTCGCGCGTCGGCAGCACTCTATCGATGCGCTGCTCGTGTCCATGGCGGCCCCGCGACTGCGACGGCTTGGCATTCGCGTGGCTGGGGGGATTCCGCACCCTGAGGACGCACTCTTCGTCTTGCTCGAGCAGCAGCATGGCCGAGCCGCCCACTCGCGCTACAACGCACTCGTGCGTCGCATGGTGAGCTTCTCGCGCGCTGCGGCCATGATGGGTCGGCAGCATGCGTGAGGTCGCTACCAGCGAACGGATTGATCGGTTTCTCGCGGCGCTCGCTCAGGCTGCCACCGTACCAACCACCGTATACTTGGTCGGCGGGGCCACGGCGGTTCTCACGGGTTGGCGCGAGAGCACGCGTGACATCGATCTCATCATCCGCCCCGAATCCGATTCGCTACTTCGCGCAATCCCTCGGCTGAAAGATCAGCTCGCGATCAACGTGGAGTTCGCGGCGCCTGACCATTTCATCCCGGTGCCACCGCACTGGGAGGAGCGCAGCCCCATCGTGAAACGCATCGGCTTGTTGACCGTGTGCCACTACGATCTTACGGCACAGGCCCTCGCCAAGATCGAACGAAGTCATCTGCGCGACCTCGCCGACGTGCGGGCCATGCTGAAGGCCGGTCTGGTAACCGTCGAGGGACTGCGGGCCGCATTCACCGAAGCCGAGGCTGATCTCTACCGCTACCCCGCGGTCGATCCGGAGAGCTATCGTCAGGCGCTTGATGAGGTCATCTCTTCCGCATCCTGAAGAGACGACACCAGATCCACTGAAGCCGTCCCTTCACAACAACGGGATGCCAAGTGACTGGAGGTATTGCGACGTCTGC contains these protein-coding regions:
- a CDS encoding plasmid pRiA4b ORF-3 family protein; its protein translation is MAKRARVAGHIPSAAPTDFVLRVHLESITPEIWRALRVPGEYTLAQLHRTLQLVFGWQDYHLHEFTIGTRRFEAPGEGAEGESTAMRLADLALVAGDRFLYRYDFGDDWAHVIEVQALESPADPAEPRWPLLLGGARAGPPEDCGGVAGYAELVTALARPRTKAGQTHRDWVGPTYDPAVFAAWHVGRMLTLAAAYGAL
- a CDS encoding DUF1269 domain-containing protein, encoding MSDATARRILIASFNTLSGAESGVALLKSAAIGLGNVAVITRDDSGEVKFTESQDWGVGKSALIGAVAGLILPGVGTITLAAGGALAAYFLDLGFPDSLLKQMGEGLTNNSSMLVALVDATSTSQASNVLTQAGAVVASTAETDLARAMASM
- a CDS encoding DUF6036 family nucleotidyltransferase — its product is MREVATSERIDRFLAALAQAATVPTTVYLVGGATAVLTGWRESTRDIDLIIRPESDSLLRAIPRLKDQLAINVEFAAPDHFIPVPPHWEERSPIVKRIGLLTVCHYDLTAQALAKIERSHLRDLADVRAMLKAGLVTVEGLRAAFTEAEADLYRYPAVDPESYRQALDEVISSAS